A genomic segment from Legionella quinlivanii encodes:
- a CDS encoding YgfZ/GcvT domain-containing protein, with amino-acid sequence MNTIQIDNRVYSQIDSSKESRLFPLGEESAALFDLSYLTLIEVSGNKSMEFLQGQLSCDVSKVTSDKMRQGVFCNLKGRILSLADIISWQHYYLIVPKDLCDKTIESLNKPAMLSRVKLHAVSDFFIFGLYSSPGSQPLAHLDIELPEQQYGLVFNDALCCYSLGNNYYHVISRSDDLKNRFIAQKQFYGSLAWHQLQLRRRQIEIYPSSRGLFLPHRLDLHLAGYLDFQKGCYKGQEIIARTHYKAKLKHKLAIYLIETDEPLVLGQRILADDRNSELGELVDFCPLENNQYLAAASILFEHPERVYFEGHQNSVRLQENIPAGFYCH; translated from the coding sequence ATGAACACTATTCAAATTGATAACCGAGTTTATTCTCAAATTGATTCCTCCAAAGAGAGCAGGCTTTTCCCTCTGGGAGAAGAATCTGCAGCACTGTTTGATTTGAGTTACCTGACTCTTATTGAAGTCAGCGGTAATAAATCAATGGAATTTCTACAGGGCCAATTAAGCTGTGATGTCTCAAAAGTGACATCTGACAAAATGCGGCAGGGAGTATTCTGTAACCTGAAAGGCAGAATTTTAAGCCTGGCAGATATTATAAGCTGGCAACACTACTATTTGATTGTACCCAAGGATTTATGTGATAAAACCATTGAGTCACTCAACAAGCCTGCCATGCTTAGCCGGGTTAAATTGCATGCTGTTTCTGATTTCTTCATTTTTGGCTTATATTCCTCGCCCGGCTCCCAGCCGCTCGCTCATTTGGACATTGAACTACCCGAACAGCAATATGGGCTTGTATTCAACGATGCGCTTTGCTGTTACTCCCTTGGCAATAATTATTATCATGTAATAAGCCGAAGCGATGATCTTAAGAATAGATTTATTGCACAAAAGCAGTTCTATGGTTCCCTTGCATGGCATCAGCTACAACTTAGACGCAGGCAAATAGAAATTTACCCCTCATCCCGTGGGCTTTTTCTACCGCACCGGTTGGATTTGCATCTGGCGGGATATCTTGATTTCCAGAAAGGCTGTTATAAAGGACAGGAGATTATCGCCCGTACCCATTATAAAGCCAAACTTAAACATAAACTTGCTATTTATCTGATTGAGACTGATGAGCCCTTAGTGCTTGGCCAGCGTATTTTAGCGGATGATCGAAATAGCGAGCTGGGAGAACTTGTCGATTTTTGTCCTTTAGAAAACAACCAATACCTGGCTGCAGCGAGTATTCTTTTTGAGCATCCAGAGAGGGTTTATTTTGAAGGGCATCAGAATTCTGTCAGATTACAGGAAAACATACCCGCCGGCTTTTACTGCCATTAA
- a CDS encoding succinate dehydrogenase assembly factor 2 encodes MIDPIRKARIEWRCRRGMLELDLLFQSFLEYSFAEMKSEQFDTLERLLSCDDPDLYNWLMTEESPEDKELSELVQFIKLRHRVK; translated from the coding sequence ATGATAGATCCAATTAGAAAAGCCAGAATTGAATGGCGATGCCGCAGAGGAATGCTTGAACTTGATTTGCTGTTCCAGTCTTTTCTTGAGTACAGTTTTGCCGAGATGAAGAGTGAGCAGTTTGATACGCTGGAAAGATTATTAAGCTGTGATGATCCGGATTTGTATAACTGGTTGATGACAGAAGAATCGCCTGAGGATAAGGAGTTGTCCGAACTTGTACAATTCATTAAGTTACGGCATAGAGTTAAATAG
- a CDS encoding sigma-70 family RNA polymerase sigma factor: MAALEKDLDRELVNQARSGERAAIGRLLCHYRPSIVYQIRAQVDEMADVEDLAQEVCIKVFRFINQFDHKANFKTWLYKITQTTIINYYRSRRLDTVEIFSEEPDTQDSSPEQEAIRLELSEKITRFLLSLPKTLQKCFYLYSVLGLAYEEIARRMHCPLGTVRSRIHRIRSTILIILK, from the coding sequence ATGGCTGCGCTAGAAAAAGATCTCGATAGGGAATTAGTGAACCAGGCGCGAAGTGGAGAAAGAGCGGCTATTGGTAGACTTTTGTGCCATTATCGTCCCAGCATTGTATACCAGATCAGAGCGCAGGTAGATGAAATGGCTGATGTAGAAGATCTTGCTCAGGAAGTTTGCATAAAAGTGTTTCGTTTTATCAATCAATTTGATCATAAAGCTAATTTTAAGACCTGGTTATACAAGATTACCCAAACGACAATTATTAATTATTATCGAAGCCGGCGTCTGGATACTGTAGAAATTTTCAGCGAGGAGCCCGATACGCAGGACAGCTCACCCGAGCAAGAGGCAATTCGTTTGGAACTCAGTGAGAAGATAACCAGGTTCCTACTGAGTTTACCAAAAACTCTACAGAAGTGTTTTTATCTATACAGTGTTTTAGGTTTGGCCTATGAAGAGATTGCTCGCAGAATGCATTGCCCTTTAGGCACAGTTCGCTCAAGAATACACCGTATTCGCTCAACAATTCTGATTATTCTCAAATAG